The following proteins come from a genomic window of Drosophila sulfurigaster albostrigata strain 15112-1811.04 chromosome X, ASM2355843v2, whole genome shotgun sequence:
- the LOC133848167 gene encoding patronin — MIFAMATRRRSTKSLLHLNRSLVSLIAALLIFTLQLSLCHAQSQPRLTRRPITKTSIEGSSERSVAPDQLAQAASRSDGQGRNYQRRGSVVHSRTKEPNQDYTYGQLELNLIRPEHETSSLPPHGKINAYYGSSTTQSNNVPHEEAHHDKALDESETAAEYVVNAMKMAYGTRHKDAQQTQLRVVAATQRPYHPSSSTEQQQQQHQQQQQHQQRQPQQQQYHEPQHQQQQQQQQQQHQQQQHQQLQHQQQHQQPQQQHHQQQQQHLEQEAHKQAKAQAQAALLEAQMQAELQAQLVEQQALLLVEQQRQQHLQQQQQQPHAIESAASEASPPAPAPVYEKESGPRSYEIYETPAQPDTEPGAAVSAAPTGAAGGDIERLYRTKYYSYPAPQPYRNLEAEAEEKVRVSASTEIPKAEIMKQIEKSVIKYMKELEAEGKIITTPQELSPPATKTYYKLLSLPNSSRDVASSVGEEKRYSSSGGSSSGGISGSGSTVRPKYSSSSSGNGGSGHGRQPIAHISSQQHTQYHQQQQSQLKPVAHALTKPQRYQAETETAYQAPELSAEALAPNVEFIYKIKTRAPLQTATVKTVSKPYTLPLKSSAEHFDHGAAMKNIEEFDLSHVVTTPERELEQERVTSKPQKLYFNSEIYHDINSLPYKGEKLRGSHLQHAAQEYRHKLKSSGELHPDYKGYSGYFAEPASSMELAEKQPVSALEGEESEEMGYPIPYQYVLKKEPLSSKYEEERESWESLRLAHGKPISGGYKSSAAAAAGGSSSSSLDYDSYSPKFNNNPEGYGYQHTYKTRGVGSPGGGQSSGSNGIKRGKRGGAAHPQAGKKLLRGGGNSGGGGGGGATIVGGGKHMKDLEANLALRPPPKN, encoded by the exons ATGATCTTCGCAATGGCAACGCGTCGTCGGTCTACCAAGAGTCTCCTGCACCTGAATCGGTCGCTCGTCAGCCTAATCGCGGCATTGCTTATT TTCACGTTGCAGTTGTCACTATGCCACGCCCAATCGCAGCCACGCCTCACTCGACGGCCCATAACGAAAACATCGATTGAAGGTTCCAGCGAGCGATCTGTGGCTCCCGATCAACTGGCTCAGGCTGCGAGTCGCTCAGATGGACAAGGACGCAACTATCAGCGTCGCGGATCGGTGGTGCATTCAAGGACTAAGGAGCCTAATCAAG ACTACACCTATGGCCAGTTGGAATTGAATCTCATACGACCCGAACACGAGACGTCTTCACTGCCGCCGCATGGCAAAATCAATGCGTATTATGGCAGCTCAACAACGCAATCGAATAATGTGCCACACGAGGAGGCGCATCACGACAAGGCGCTGGACGAATCGGAGACGGCAGCCGAGTACGTGGTCAATGCCATGAAGATGGCATATGGCACACGGCACAAGGATGCACAGCAGACGCAGCTGCGTGTTGTGGCTGCCACGCAGCGACCTTATCATCCGAGTTCGAGTacagaacagcagcagcaacaacatcagcagcagcaacaacatcagcaacgtcagccacagcagcaacaatatcaTGAgccacaacatcagcagcaacagcagcaacaacaacaacaacaccaacagcagcaacatcagcagctgcaacaccaacaacagcatcagcaaccccagcagcaacatcatcagcaacagcaacaacacttgGAGCAGGAGGCACACAAACAAGCCAAGGCGCAAGCACAAGCCGCATTATTGGAGGCACAGATGCAGGCAGAGCTGCAAGCCCAACTTGTGGAGCAGCAGGCATTACTGTTGGTtgagcaacaacgacagcaacacctgcaacaacagcaacagcaaccacatgCAATTGAGAGCGCAGCTAGTGAGGCATCTCCTCCAGCGCCAGCGCCAGTTTACGAGAAGGAATCGGGGCCACGCAGCTACGAAATCTACGAGACACCCGCACAACCAGACACCGAACCAGGTGCAGCGGTTTCAGCTGCCCCGACTGGTGCTGCTGGAGGCGACATCGAACGCTTGTATCGCACCAAATACTACAGCTATCCAGCGCCGCAGCCATATCGCAATCTCGAGGCAGAGGCCGAGGAAAAGGTGCGTGTGTCGGCCTCCACGGAAATACCCAAGGCGGAGATCATGAAGCAGATCGAGAAGAGCGTTATCAAGTACATGAAAGAGCTAGAGGCTGAGGGCAAGATAATAACAACACCGCAAGAACTGTCACCGCCAGCCACCAAGACCTACTACAAGCTGCTCTCGCTGCCCAACTCGAGTCGCGACGTTGCCTCATCCGTGGGCGAAGAGAAGcgctacagcagcagcggaggcagcagcagcggtggcatcagtggcagcggcagcacaGTGCGTCCCAagtacagcagcagcagcagcggcaacggcggcAGCGGCCATGGTCGCCAGCCCATTGCGCACATCTCTAGTcagcagcacacacaataccatcagcagcagcaatcacagcTGAAGCCCGTTGCACATGCGTTGACCAAACCCCAACGCTATCAGGCCGAAACGGAGACTGCCTATCAAGCACCCGAATTGTCAGCCGAAGCGCTGGCGCCCAACGTGGAGTTCATCTACAAGATCAAGACGCGTGCACCGCTGCAAACGGCCACCGTGAAGACGGTATCGAAGCCATATACGCTGCCGCTCAAGAGCAGCGCCGAACACTTTGATCACGGTGCTGCAATGAAGAACATCGAAGAGTTTGATCTATCGCATGTGGTGACGACGCCGGAGCGTGAACTCGAACAGGAACGTGTGACGAGCAAGCCACAGAAATTGTACTTCAATTCGGAGATCTATCACGACATCAATTCGCTGCCGTACAAGGGTGAAAAGTTGCGTGGCAGCCACCTGCAGCATGCCGCTCAAGAGTATCGCCACAAGCTCAAGTCGAGCGGCGAACTGCATCCGGATTACAAGGGTTATTCGGGTTACTTTGCTGAGCCCGCTTCCAGCATGGAACTAGCCGAGAAGCAGCCAGTCAGCGCCTTGGAAGGCGAGGAGAGCGAAGAGATGGGCTACCCCATACCGTATCAGTATGTGCTGAAGAAGGAGCCGCTCTCGAGCAAGTACGAGGAGGAGCGCGAGAGCTGGGAATCGTTGCGTCTGGCGCATGGCAAACCCATCTCGGGTGGCTACAAATcgagtgcagctgcagcagctggtggcagcagcagcagcagtttggACTACGATAGCTACAGTCCCAAGTTCAACAACAATCCCGAGGGCTATGGCTATCAGCATACCTATAAGACGCGAGGCGTTGGCTCACCGGGTGGCGGTCAATCCTCTGGCAGCAATGGCATCAAACGTGGCAAACGCGGTGGCGCTGCCCATCCGCAGGCGGGCAAGAAACTGTTGCGAGGCGGTGGCAACTctggcggcggtggtggcggtggtgcCACAATCGTTGGCGGTGGCAAGCACATGAAGGATCTGGAGGCCAATTTGGCACTGCGACCACCACCCAAGAATTAG
- the LOC133848821 gene encoding uncharacterized protein LOC133848821, translating to MRLALLLCTLSAALCLASAVGQSAGQPTKSSAGGYPKKVTTLKKRPTKTPSTAATSATGAQTTTTTKPSKPRVKIATTSKTATTKTPALDAKFSNLPADDLEFIKELDKQFKLHGNKIKIKVERDNSTNGSGNGKKRTIDGELGYGYAHQGYDYTPPKFMFYPYSQHDIPATESPDAYAYSPADYEQPETTQPHQAHQQQQQQVTSVTIEPSYSYELKPQTSYEAQQPVAVEQHAQPEQPQIDLPQPQHEAAAVGGGVGVDETAGYQEPVIVLRIPGPAKYAAHLQTLLQQYLEIRAAQYLQLLQDAEQRKHQQHQAVELQPQQSYAPVEQQEQAHYHPEVAYAHQLAPTPPPVQYGAIDDVYQTYKGRQQLQQQPQYEQPAPEAYYAPTGYPGQPTQFYYAQPQAQPQYESSYQPQLYLIAMAPQAPQYAEPAPQQQQQHHEQQQQQQPIYVPEQEPPTAPEAHPADQHDHHDHHDHELPITENNPRATHTKVIFNGQSNGADYAANMYVLPSHRPYVEEHPHHHQHHHHSQQQQVESAHVDVEAPAADYQAGSEEAMGITQPPYNYHAHGLKMPHHQVRQGKRAAKAEHQADSQLQQIREYVREKLGAEMGSAVEYKTTQLLEG from the exons TGCACACTCAGTGCAGCGCTGTGCTTGGCCAGCGCTGTGGGACAGTCAGCGGGACAGCCCACAAAATCATCAGCCGGCGGCTATCCCAAAAAGGTGACCACTCTGAAGAAGCGACCCACCAAAACACCCAGCACAGCGGCTACCTCAGCGACGGGTGCTCAgacaacaaccaccacaaaGCCGAGCAAGCCGCGCGTCAAGATTGCGACGACCAGCAAAACGGCGACGACCAAAACACCCGCATTGGATGCGAAATTCAGCAATTTGCCGGCCGATGATCTGGAGTTCATCAAGGAGCTGGACAAACAGTTCAAGCTGCATGGCAATAAGATCAAGATTAAAGTGGAGCGCGACAATTCGACCAACGGCAGCGGCAATGGCAAAAAGCGCACCATCGACGGTGAACTCGG CTATGGCTATGCGCATCAGGGTTACGACTACACACCGCCCAAGTTCATGTTCTATCCGTACTCGCAACATGACATTCCCGCCACCGAGTCACCCGATGCCTATGCCTATTCGCCGGCCGACTACGAGCAGCCAGAGACAACGCAGCCACATCAggcacatcaacaacaacaacagcaagtgaCCAGCGTGACCATTGAACCATCTTATTCGTATGAGCTGAAGCCACAAACCAGCTACGAGGCCCAAcagcctgttgctgttgagcaGCATGCACAGCCCGAGCAGCCACAGATTGACTTGCCGCAGCCACAGCATGAGGCGGCCGCTGTCGGcggcggcgtcggcgtcgATGAGACAGCTGGCTATCAGGAGCCAGTGATTGTGTTGCGCATTCCGGGACCCGCAAAGTATGCGGCGCATTTGCAGACATTGTTGCAGCAATATCTCGAAATACGTGCGGCACAATatctgcaactgttgcaggACGCCGAGCAGCGaaagcatcaacagcatcaagCGGTGGAGTTGCAACCACAGCAGTCTTATGCCCCCGTCGAGCAGCAGGAACAGGCGCATTATCACCCCGAAGTGGCGTATGCCCATCAATTGGCGCCAACGCCACCGCCCGTGCAATACGGTGCCATCGATGATGTGTATCAGACGTACAAGGGTCGccagcagttgcaacagcagccacaataCGAGCAGCCCGCCCCAGAGGCGTATTATGCGCCAACTGGTTATCCAGGCCAACCAACGCAGTTCTACTATGCACAGCCACAGGCGCAGCCGCAGTACGAGAGCAGCTATCAGCCACAACTCTATCTGATTGCCATGGCGCCACAGGCGCCACAATACGCTGAGCCagcgccacaacaacagcagcaacatcacgagcagcagcagcagcagcaacctaTCTATGTGCCAGAGCAAGAGCCACCAACAGCGCCAGAGGCACATCCAGCCGATCAGCATGatcatcatgatcatcatGACCATGAGCTGCCCATCACCGAGAACAATCCACGTGCCACACACACCAAAGTGATCTTCAATGGCCAGAGCAACGGCGCCGACTACGCAGCCAACATGTATGTGCTGCCCTCGCATCGTCCCTACGTGGAAGAGCATCCCCACcaccatcagcatcatcatcattcgcaacagcagcaagtggAGAGTGCTCATGTCGATGTGGAAGCCCCAGCGGCTGATTATCAGGCTGGCAGCGAGGAGGCGATGGGCATCACACAGCCGCCATACAATTATCACGCGCACGGTCTGAAGATGCCACATCATCAGGTGCGGCAGGGCAAGCGGGCAGCCAAGGCGGAGCATCAGGCCGATTCTCAGTTGCAGCAGATACGCGAATATGTGCGCGAGAAACTTGGCGCCGAAATGGGTTCGGCGGTGGAGTACAAGACGACGCAGTTGCTCGAGGGATAA